From Betta splendens chromosome 3, fBetSpl5.4, whole genome shotgun sequence, the proteins below share one genomic window:
- the madd gene encoding MAP kinase-activating death domain protein isoform X3 — translation MEKKKMCPRLLDYLVVVGARQPSSDSVAQTPQLLRRYPLEDHHDFPLPPDVVFFCQPEGCLSIRQRRVSLRDDSSFVFTLTDKDSGITRYGICVNFYRSFQRGHHRPRGDKNSHSETAAPESASEGSDGGAPPSALAPPNGAEVGQAPASGEESGPHGAELNAGKSPQHRRRAAKMAARNRNSTLTSLCILSHYPFFSTFRECLYILKRLVDCCSQRLTQRAGLPRATQRDTMWRVFTGALLVEEKGSLLLADLREIESWVYRLLRSPVPVAGQRRVDVEVLPQELKRLLTFALPDNSRFSMVDFPLHLPLELLGVDACLQVLTCVLLEHKVILQSRDYNALSMSVMAFVAMIYPLEYMFPVIPLLPTCMASAEQLLLAPTPYIIGVPASFFLYKSDFKMPDDVWLVDLDSSKVIAPTNAEILPPLPEPEALELKKHLKQCLVRLTVITQKQIFSSENKALASMSLNTQPILNLEKFQEGQEMPLLPPGRDKASPSSTEFNPLIYGNDVDSVDVATRVAMVRFFNSGNVLQGFQMHTRTLRLFPRPVVAFQSTSFLASRPRRSAFADKLSHTQAVEFYGEWALNPTNLAFQRIHNNVFDPSLIGDKPKWYAHQLQPVVYRVYDGSSQLVEAMAGPLEDEANESDPTDSGSDSEAYDDSSSSYSSLGDLVSEMIQGDIQGDTPSLDPPTHAALGDASEVEFQDFRDFRDDHGTDGPPSGDGPAEPSDGQPLRSSSSTTASSSPSTIIQGVNHEQGEAPEIEASASAALQNPVPGLGSQPFLRPTADAGLADPGNKKQEYDNPYFEPQYGFPSEDDPDLEEQVESYTPRFNQNLNGNKAQRPLRPSSLRLPGESDGEGDSHNSSPNSTISNSSNDGFGGLMSFASNLYKNHGTSFSLSNLALPNKAAREKSTPFPSLKVFGLNSLMEIITEAGPGSGEGARAPRALVDQKSSVIKHSPTVKRESPSPQGRVNNTSENQQFLKEVVQSVLDGQGVGWLNMKKVRRLLENEQLRVFVLSKLNRAVQSEEDARQEIIRDVEVNRKVYKGMLDILKCTISSLEHSYTNAGLGGMASVFSLLEIARTHYQTKDPEKRKRSPTDSAGSPGSKESPSSRVEPAKPQGLLNVPQLQLPHHTAAKGARHFDTWSLNEENFIASIGSEGGKQQRPPVADAEEKKSQISADSGLSVTSGSQKSDTESVTSSEPPILTRSTSQDSEASTVISNSSGETLGADSDLSSAAGDGLGGRTAPHLTQSRGTLSDSEIETNPATSSVFGKTHTLKPGVKDHVPPMAKAPPVQPMEDLSMRIYLCEGLLGRDKSSVWDQLEDAAMETFSLSKERSTLWDQMQFWEDAFLDAVMLEREGMGMDQGPQEMIERYLSLGEHDRKRLEDDEDRLLATLLHNMIAYMLMMKVNKNDIRKKVRRLMGKSHIGLTYSQEINEILDKLAHMNGRELSIRPSGSRHIKKQTFVVHAGTDTTGDIFFMEVCDDCIVLRSNIGTVYERWWYEKLINMTYCPKTKVLCLWRRNGQETQLNKFYTKKCRELYYCVKDSMERAAARQQSIKPGPELGGEFPVQDMKTGEGGLLQVTLEGINLKFMHSQVFIELSHIKKCNTVKGVFVLEEFVPETKEVVIHKYKTPMAHQICYSVLCLFSYVAAVKGKEAEGKAKILSPRPLSS, via the exons atggagaaaaagaaaatgtgccCTCGCCTTCTCGACTACTTGGTAGTGGTTGGAGCAAG GCAACCGAGCAGTGACAGCGTGGCCCAGACGCCTCAGCTGCTTCGCCGTTACCCGTTGGAGGACCACCACGACTTCCCTCTCCCGCCCGATGTGGTGTTTTTCTGCCAACCCGAGGGCTGCCTCAGCATCCGCCAGCGCAGGGTCAGCCTTCGCGACGACTCCTCGTTTGTGTTCACACTGACCGACAAGGACTCAGGAATCACTCGCTATGGGATCTGCGTCAACTTCTACCGCTCCTTCCAGCGCGGCCACCACCGCCCCCGCGGGGACAAGAACAGTCACTcggagacggcggcgccggAGAGCGCCAGCGAAGGCTCTGATGGTGGCGCTCCTCCGTCAGCGCTAGCTCCGCCCAACGGCGCTGAGGTCGGACAAGCACCCGCCTCTGGAGAGGAGAGTGGGCCGCACGGCGCTGAGCTGAACGCAGGAAAGTCCCCGCAGCACAGACGGAGAGCGGCCAAGATGGCGGCCAGGAACCGCAACAGCACGCTGACCTCCCTGTGCATCCTCAGCCACTACCCCTTCTTTTCCACCTTCAGGGAGTGCTTATACATTCTCAAGAGGCTGGTggactgctgcagccagaggctAACGCAGCGGGCCGGGCTGCCCCGGGCCACGCAGAG AGACACCATGTGGCGGGTGTTCACTGGTGCGCTGttggtggaggagaagggcaGCCTTCTGCTGGCCGACCTACGGGAGATCGAGTCGTGGGTGTACCGGTTGCTGCGTTCCCCGGTCCCAGTGGCGGGTCAGAGGCGTGTGGACGTGGAAGTGCTGCCGCAGGAACTCAAAAGGCTGCTGACCTTTGCCCTGCCCGACAACTCCCGCTTCTCCATGGTGGACTTCCCTCTGCACCTGCCCTTAGAGCTGCTGGGCGTGGACGCCTGCCTTCAGGTCCTCACCTGTGTCCTTCTGGAGCACAAA GTCATTCTACAGTCCAGAGATTACAACGCTCTGTCGATGAGTGTCATGGCGTTCGTGGCTATGATCTATCCGCTGGAGTACATGTTTCCCGTCATCCCCTTACTTCCGACCTGCATGGCCTCTGCTGAGCAG CTTCTTCTCGCCCCCACCCCCTACATTATCGGCGTACCGGccagcttcttcctctacaAATCTGATTTCAAAATGCCAGACGACGTGTGGCTTGTGGATCTAGACAGCAGTAAG GTTATTGCACCCACAAACGCAGAGATCCTCCCACCTCTTCCGGAGCCCGAGGCACTAGAGCTTAAGAAACACCTGAAACAG TGTCTGGTTAGGTTGACCGTGATCACCCAAAAGCAGATCTTCTCCTCTGAAAATAAG GCCTTGGCCAGTATGAGTTTGAACACCCAACCCATTCTGAACCTGGAGAAGTTCCAGGAAGGTCAGGAAATGCCTCTGCTCCCTCCTGGGAGGGACAAAGCGTCTCCGTCCTCCACAGAGTTCAACCCTCTAATTTACGGCAATGATGTGGATTCTGTGGACGTGGCCACCAG AGTGGCCATGGTCCGGTTCTTCAACTCTGGAAATGTCCTGCAGGGGTTCCAGATGCACACTCGCACCCTGCGCCTCTTCCCCCGCCCCGTGGTGGCCTTTCAGTCCACGTCTTTCCTCGCGTCGCGTCCACGGCGCTCTGCCTTTGCAGACAAACTTTCTCACACCCAGGCGGTCGAGTTCTATGGCGAGTGGGCTCTCAATCCCACCAACCTCGCCTTTCAGAGGATACACAACA ACGTATTTGACCCCTCCTTAATTGGAGACAAGCCCAAGTGGTATGCTCATCAGCTGCAACCCGTGGTCTACCGGGTGTATGACGGCAGCTCCCAGCTGGTTGAAGCTATGGCCGGTCCCTTGGAGGATGAGGCCAATGAATCAGACCCCACAGACAG TGGTAGTGACAGCGAGGCATATGATGACTCCAGCTCATCTTATTCCTCACTTGGAGACCTTGTGAGTGAGATGATCCAAGGTGACATTCAGGGAGACACACCAA GTTTGGACCCGCCTACCCACGCTGCACTGGGAGACGCTAGCGAGGTCGAATTTCAAGATTTCCGCGACTTCAGAGATGACCACGGTACGGACGGGCCACCGAGCGGGGACGGACCCGCTGAACCTTCTGACGGGCAGCCTCttcgctccagctccagcacaacTGCAAGCTCTAGTCCTAGCACAATCATCCAAGGAGTCAAccat gagcagggggaggcgCCTGAAATTGAAGCATCAGCAAGCGCGGCGTTACAGAATCCAGTCCCCGGACTGGGAAGTCAGCCGTTCCTCAGACCTACAGCTGATGCTGGCCTGGCAGACCCCGGCAATAAAAAGCAGGAGTATGACAACCCATACTTTGAGCCTCAGTATGGATTCCCCTCAGAGGACGACCCCGATTTAGAAGAGCAAGTGGAATCATACACGCCTCGATTCAACCAGAATCTCAATGGCaacaa GGCACAGCGTCCATTACGGCCCAGTAGCCTGCGGCTCCCAGGAGAGTCTGACGGGGAGGGGGACTCTCACAACAGCTCACCAAACTCCACCATCTCCAACAGCAGCAACGATGGATTCGGGGGGCTCATGTCCTTTGCTA GCAACCTTTACAAGAACCACGGCACCAGTTTCAGTCTGTCCAATCTCGCCCTTCCCAATAAGGCAGCGAGGGAGAAATCCACTCCTTTCCCAAGTTTAAAAG TATTTGGGCTAAATTCTCTAATGGAGATAATTACAGAGGCCGGCCCGGGGAGCGGAGAAG GGGCGCGTGCACCTCGAGCACTTGTGGACCAGAAGTCTTCAGTAATAAAGCACAGTCCCACTGTAAAGCGAGAGTCGCCGTCTCCTCAGGGTCGGGTCAACAACACAAG TGAGAACCAGCAGTTCTTGAAGGAAGTGGTGCAGAGTGTTCTGGACGGTCAGGGGGTCGGCTGGCTCAACATGAAAAAAGTGCGGCGCCTGCTGGAGAACGAGCAGCTTCGCGTGTTTGTGCTGAGTAAGCTGAACCGAGCCGTCCAGTCGGAGGAAGACGCCAGACAGGAAATCATCCGTGACGTG GAGGTGAACAGGAAGGTGTACAAGGGCATGCTGGACATCTTGAAGTGCACGATTTCCAGCCTAGAGCACTCCTACACGAACGCGGGGCTCGGGGGAATGGCCAGTGTCTTCAGCTTACTAGAAATTGCACGCACACATTATCAAACCAAAG ACCCAGAAAAGCGCAAGCGAAGCCCCACAGACAGTGCTGGGAGCCCAGGGAGTAAAGAGAGTCCGTCGAGTCGAGTGGAGCCTGCCAAACCTCAGGGCCTTCTGAATGTCCCTCAACTGCAGCTGCCGCACCACACGGCGGCCAAAGGAGCGCGCCATTTTGATACCTGGAGTCTGAACGAGGAGAACTTTATTGCCTCGATTG ggtctgagggaggaaagcagcagcGCCCCCCGGTGGCGGACGCAGAGGAGAAGAAGTCGCAGATCAGCGCCGACAGCGGCCTCAGTGTCACTTCTGGATCTCAG AAGAGTGACACGGAGTCCGTAACGAGCTCGGAGCCGCCGATCTTGACACGAAGCACCAGCCAGGACTCGGAGGCCAGCACAGTG ATAAGCAACAGCTCTGGAGAGACTCTTGGAGCGGACAGTGACCTGAGCAGCGCAGCAGGAGACGGCCTCGGCGGGAGGACCGCTCCTCACCTCACTCAGTCCAGGGGGACGCTGTCGGACAGCGAGATCGAAACCAACCCCGCCACCAGCTCCGTGTTT GGAAAGACCCACACTCTGAAACCAGGTGTGAAGGATCACGTGCCTCCGATGGCGAAGGCGCCGCCTGTGCAGCCCATGGAGGACCTGAGCATGAGGATTTACCTGTGTGAAGGCCTGCTGG GACGTGATAAGAGCTCCGTTTGGGATCAACTAGAAGACGCTGCCATGGAAACCTTTTCTCTAA GTAAGGAGCGCTCCACTCTGTGGGACCAGATGCAGTTCTGGGAGGACGCCTTCTTagatgctgtgatgctggagCGTGAGGGCATGGGCATGGACCAGGGCCCTCAGGAGATGATTGAAAG ATACTTGTCACTGGGAGAACACGACCGCAAACGTCTAGAAGATGATGAGGACAGACTTCTGGCCACACTGCTGCACAATATGATTGCATACATGCTAATGATGAAA GTTAACAAAAACGACATCAGGAAGAAAGTGAGACGTCTGATGGGCAAATCCCACATCGGCCTCACCTACAGCCAGGAGATCAACGAGATACTGGACAAACTGGCCCACATG AACGGCCGTGAGCTGTCGATCAGGCCCAGTGGAAGCCGCCACATCAAGAAGCAGACGTTCGTTGTTCACGCGGGCACAGATACAACAGGAGACATCTTCTTCATGGAG GTCTGTGACGACTGTATAGTCTTGCGCAGCAACATCGGCACGGTTTACGAGCGCTGGTGGTACGAGAAGCTCATCAACATGACGTACTGCCCCAAGACCAAGGTGCTGTGTCTCTGGAGACGCAACGGCCAGGAGACGCAGCTCAACAAGTTCTACACCAAAAAG TGTCGTGAACTTTACTACTGTGTCAAAGACAGTATGGAAAGAGCTGCAGCGAGGCAGCAGAGCATTAAGCCAG GTCCAGAACTGGGCGGAGAGTTTCCCGTTCAGGACATGAAGACCGGTGAAGGTGGACTCCTGCAGGTCACGCTGGAAGGAATCAACCTCAAATTCATGCACAGCCAG
- the madd gene encoding MAP kinase-activating death domain protein isoform X1, whose protein sequence is MEKKKMCPRLLDYLVVVGARQPSSDSVAQTPQLLRRYPLEDHHDFPLPPDVVFFCQPEGCLSIRQRRVSLRDDSSFVFTLTDKDSGITRYGICVNFYRSFQRGHHRPRGDKNSHSETAAPESASEGSDGGAPPSALAPPNGAEVGQAPASGEESGPHGAELNAGKSPQHRRRAAKMAARNRNSTLTSLCILSHYPFFSTFRECLYILKRLVDCCSQRLTQRAGLPRATQRDTMWRVFTGALLVEEKGSLLLADLREIESWVYRLLRSPVPVAGQRRVDVEVLPQELKRLLTFALPDNSRFSMVDFPLHLPLELLGVDACLQVLTCVLLEHKVILQSRDYNALSMSVMAFVAMIYPLEYMFPVIPLLPTCMASAEQLLLAPTPYIIGVPASFFLYKSDFKMPDDVWLVDLDSSKVIAPTNAEILPPLPEPEALELKKHLKQCLVRLTVITQKQIFSSENKALASMSLNTQPILNLEKFQEGQEMPLLPPGRDKASPSSTEFNPLIYGNDVDSVDVATRVAMVRFFNSGNVLQGFQMHTRTLRLFPRPVVAFQSTSFLASRPRRSAFADKLSHTQAVEFYGEWALNPTNLAFQRIHNNVFDPSLIGDKPKWYAHQLQPVVYRVYDGSSQLVEAMAGPLEDEANESDPTDSGSDSEAYDDSSSSYSSLGDLVSEMIQGDIQGDTPSLDPPTHAALGDASEVEFQDFRDFRDDHGTDGPPSGDGPAEPSDGQPLRSSSSTTASSSPSTIIQGVNHEQGEAPEIEASASAALQNPVPGLGSQPFLRPTADAGLADPGNKKQEYDNPYFEPQYGFPSEDDPDLEEQVESYTPRFNQNLNGNKAQRPLRPSSLRLPGESDGEGDSHNSSPNSTISNSSNDGFGGLMSFASNLYKNHGTSFSLSNLALPNKAAREKSTPFPSLKVFGLNSLMEIITEAGPGSGEGARAPRALVDQKSSVIKHSPTVKRESPSPQGRVNNTSENQQFLKEVVQSVLDGQGVGWLNMKKVRRLLENEQLRVFVLSKLNRAVQSEEDARQEIIRDVEVNRKVYKGMLDILKCTISSLEHSYTNAGLGGMASVFSLLEIARTHYQTKDPEKRKRSPTDSAGSPGSKESPSSRVEPAKPQGLLNVPQLQLPHHTAAKGARHFDTWSLNEENFIASIELWSKHQDKQKAMEKPQRSEGGKQQRPPVADAEEKKSQISADSGLSVTSGSQKSDTESVTSSEPPILTRSTSQDSEASTVISNSSGETLGADSDLSSAAGDGLGGRTAPHLTQSRGTLSDSEIETNPATSSVFGKTHTLKPGVKDHVPPMAKAPPVQPMEDLSMRIYLCEGLLGRDKSSVWDQLEDAAMETFSLSKERSTLWDQMQFWEDAFLDAVMLEREGMGMDQGPQEMIERYLSLGEHDRKRLEDDEDRLLATLLHNMIAYMLMMKVNKNDIRKKVRRLMGKSHIGLTYSQEINEILDKLAHMNGRELSIRPSGSRHIKKQTFVVHAGTDTTGDIFFMEVCDDCIVLRSNIGTVYERWWYEKLINMTYCPKTKVLCLWRRNGQETQLNKFYTKKCRELYYCVKDSMERAAARQQSIKPGPELGGEFPVQDMKTGEGGLLQVTLEGINLKFMHSQVFIELSHIKKCNTVKGVFVLEEFVPETKEVVIHKYKTPMAHQICYSVLCLFSYVAAVKGKEAEGKAKILSPRPLSS, encoded by the exons atggagaaaaagaaaatgtgccCTCGCCTTCTCGACTACTTGGTAGTGGTTGGAGCAAG GCAACCGAGCAGTGACAGCGTGGCCCAGACGCCTCAGCTGCTTCGCCGTTACCCGTTGGAGGACCACCACGACTTCCCTCTCCCGCCCGATGTGGTGTTTTTCTGCCAACCCGAGGGCTGCCTCAGCATCCGCCAGCGCAGGGTCAGCCTTCGCGACGACTCCTCGTTTGTGTTCACACTGACCGACAAGGACTCAGGAATCACTCGCTATGGGATCTGCGTCAACTTCTACCGCTCCTTCCAGCGCGGCCACCACCGCCCCCGCGGGGACAAGAACAGTCACTcggagacggcggcgccggAGAGCGCCAGCGAAGGCTCTGATGGTGGCGCTCCTCCGTCAGCGCTAGCTCCGCCCAACGGCGCTGAGGTCGGACAAGCACCCGCCTCTGGAGAGGAGAGTGGGCCGCACGGCGCTGAGCTGAACGCAGGAAAGTCCCCGCAGCACAGACGGAGAGCGGCCAAGATGGCGGCCAGGAACCGCAACAGCACGCTGACCTCCCTGTGCATCCTCAGCCACTACCCCTTCTTTTCCACCTTCAGGGAGTGCTTATACATTCTCAAGAGGCTGGTggactgctgcagccagaggctAACGCAGCGGGCCGGGCTGCCCCGGGCCACGCAGAG AGACACCATGTGGCGGGTGTTCACTGGTGCGCTGttggtggaggagaagggcaGCCTTCTGCTGGCCGACCTACGGGAGATCGAGTCGTGGGTGTACCGGTTGCTGCGTTCCCCGGTCCCAGTGGCGGGTCAGAGGCGTGTGGACGTGGAAGTGCTGCCGCAGGAACTCAAAAGGCTGCTGACCTTTGCCCTGCCCGACAACTCCCGCTTCTCCATGGTGGACTTCCCTCTGCACCTGCCCTTAGAGCTGCTGGGCGTGGACGCCTGCCTTCAGGTCCTCACCTGTGTCCTTCTGGAGCACAAA GTCATTCTACAGTCCAGAGATTACAACGCTCTGTCGATGAGTGTCATGGCGTTCGTGGCTATGATCTATCCGCTGGAGTACATGTTTCCCGTCATCCCCTTACTTCCGACCTGCATGGCCTCTGCTGAGCAG CTTCTTCTCGCCCCCACCCCCTACATTATCGGCGTACCGGccagcttcttcctctacaAATCTGATTTCAAAATGCCAGACGACGTGTGGCTTGTGGATCTAGACAGCAGTAAG GTTATTGCACCCACAAACGCAGAGATCCTCCCACCTCTTCCGGAGCCCGAGGCACTAGAGCTTAAGAAACACCTGAAACAG TGTCTGGTTAGGTTGACCGTGATCACCCAAAAGCAGATCTTCTCCTCTGAAAATAAG GCCTTGGCCAGTATGAGTTTGAACACCCAACCCATTCTGAACCTGGAGAAGTTCCAGGAAGGTCAGGAAATGCCTCTGCTCCCTCCTGGGAGGGACAAAGCGTCTCCGTCCTCCACAGAGTTCAACCCTCTAATTTACGGCAATGATGTGGATTCTGTGGACGTGGCCACCAG AGTGGCCATGGTCCGGTTCTTCAACTCTGGAAATGTCCTGCAGGGGTTCCAGATGCACACTCGCACCCTGCGCCTCTTCCCCCGCCCCGTGGTGGCCTTTCAGTCCACGTCTTTCCTCGCGTCGCGTCCACGGCGCTCTGCCTTTGCAGACAAACTTTCTCACACCCAGGCGGTCGAGTTCTATGGCGAGTGGGCTCTCAATCCCACCAACCTCGCCTTTCAGAGGATACACAACA ACGTATTTGACCCCTCCTTAATTGGAGACAAGCCCAAGTGGTATGCTCATCAGCTGCAACCCGTGGTCTACCGGGTGTATGACGGCAGCTCCCAGCTGGTTGAAGCTATGGCCGGTCCCTTGGAGGATGAGGCCAATGAATCAGACCCCACAGACAG TGGTAGTGACAGCGAGGCATATGATGACTCCAGCTCATCTTATTCCTCACTTGGAGACCTTGTGAGTGAGATGATCCAAGGTGACATTCAGGGAGACACACCAA GTTTGGACCCGCCTACCCACGCTGCACTGGGAGACGCTAGCGAGGTCGAATTTCAAGATTTCCGCGACTTCAGAGATGACCACGGTACGGACGGGCCACCGAGCGGGGACGGACCCGCTGAACCTTCTGACGGGCAGCCTCttcgctccagctccagcacaacTGCAAGCTCTAGTCCTAGCACAATCATCCAAGGAGTCAAccat gagcagggggaggcgCCTGAAATTGAAGCATCAGCAAGCGCGGCGTTACAGAATCCAGTCCCCGGACTGGGAAGTCAGCCGTTCCTCAGACCTACAGCTGATGCTGGCCTGGCAGACCCCGGCAATAAAAAGCAGGAGTATGACAACCCATACTTTGAGCCTCAGTATGGATTCCCCTCAGAGGACGACCCCGATTTAGAAGAGCAAGTGGAATCATACACGCCTCGATTCAACCAGAATCTCAATGGCaacaa GGCACAGCGTCCATTACGGCCCAGTAGCCTGCGGCTCCCAGGAGAGTCTGACGGGGAGGGGGACTCTCACAACAGCTCACCAAACTCCACCATCTCCAACAGCAGCAACGATGGATTCGGGGGGCTCATGTCCTTTGCTA GCAACCTTTACAAGAACCACGGCACCAGTTTCAGTCTGTCCAATCTCGCCCTTCCCAATAAGGCAGCGAGGGAGAAATCCACTCCTTTCCCAAGTTTAAAAG TATTTGGGCTAAATTCTCTAATGGAGATAATTACAGAGGCCGGCCCGGGGAGCGGAGAAG GGGCGCGTGCACCTCGAGCACTTGTGGACCAGAAGTCTTCAGTAATAAAGCACAGTCCCACTGTAAAGCGAGAGTCGCCGTCTCCTCAGGGTCGGGTCAACAACACAAG TGAGAACCAGCAGTTCTTGAAGGAAGTGGTGCAGAGTGTTCTGGACGGTCAGGGGGTCGGCTGGCTCAACATGAAAAAAGTGCGGCGCCTGCTGGAGAACGAGCAGCTTCGCGTGTTTGTGCTGAGTAAGCTGAACCGAGCCGTCCAGTCGGAGGAAGACGCCAGACAGGAAATCATCCGTGACGTG GAGGTGAACAGGAAGGTGTACAAGGGCATGCTGGACATCTTGAAGTGCACGATTTCCAGCCTAGAGCACTCCTACACGAACGCGGGGCTCGGGGGAATGGCCAGTGTCTTCAGCTTACTAGAAATTGCACGCACACATTATCAAACCAAAG ACCCAGAAAAGCGCAAGCGAAGCCCCACAGACAGTGCTGGGAGCCCAGGGAGTAAAGAGAGTCCGTCGAGTCGAGTGGAGCCTGCCAAACCTCAGGGCCTTCTGAATGTCCCTCAACTGCAGCTGCCGCACCACACGGCGGCCAAAGGAGCGCGCCATTTTGATACCTGGAGTCTGAACGAGGAGAACTTTATTGCCTCGATTG AATTGTGGAGCAAGCACCAGGATAAGCAAAAAGCTATGGAAAAACCTCAGA ggtctgagggaggaaagcagcagcGCCCCCCGGTGGCGGACGCAGAGGAGAAGAAGTCGCAGATCAGCGCCGACAGCGGCCTCAGTGTCACTTCTGGATCTCAG AAGAGTGACACGGAGTCCGTAACGAGCTCGGAGCCGCCGATCTTGACACGAAGCACCAGCCAGGACTCGGAGGCCAGCACAGTG ATAAGCAACAGCTCTGGAGAGACTCTTGGAGCGGACAGTGACCTGAGCAGCGCAGCAGGAGACGGCCTCGGCGGGAGGACCGCTCCTCACCTCACTCAGTCCAGGGGGACGCTGTCGGACAGCGAGATCGAAACCAACCCCGCCACCAGCTCCGTGTTT GGAAAGACCCACACTCTGAAACCAGGTGTGAAGGATCACGTGCCTCCGATGGCGAAGGCGCCGCCTGTGCAGCCCATGGAGGACCTGAGCATGAGGATTTACCTGTGTGAAGGCCTGCTGG GACGTGATAAGAGCTCCGTTTGGGATCAACTAGAAGACGCTGCCATGGAAACCTTTTCTCTAA GTAAGGAGCGCTCCACTCTGTGGGACCAGATGCAGTTCTGGGAGGACGCCTTCTTagatgctgtgatgctggagCGTGAGGGCATGGGCATGGACCAGGGCCCTCAGGAGATGATTGAAAG ATACTTGTCACTGGGAGAACACGACCGCAAACGTCTAGAAGATGATGAGGACAGACTTCTGGCCACACTGCTGCACAATATGATTGCATACATGCTAATGATGAAA GTTAACAAAAACGACATCAGGAAGAAAGTGAGACGTCTGATGGGCAAATCCCACATCGGCCTCACCTACAGCCAGGAGATCAACGAGATACTGGACAAACTGGCCCACATG AACGGCCGTGAGCTGTCGATCAGGCCCAGTGGAAGCCGCCACATCAAGAAGCAGACGTTCGTTGTTCACGCGGGCACAGATACAACAGGAGACATCTTCTTCATGGAG GTCTGTGACGACTGTATAGTCTTGCGCAGCAACATCGGCACGGTTTACGAGCGCTGGTGGTACGAGAAGCTCATCAACATGACGTACTGCCCCAAGACCAAGGTGCTGTGTCTCTGGAGACGCAACGGCCAGGAGACGCAGCTCAACAAGTTCTACACCAAAAAG TGTCGTGAACTTTACTACTGTGTCAAAGACAGTATGGAAAGAGCTGCAGCGAGGCAGCAGAGCATTAAGCCAG GTCCAGAACTGGGCGGAGAGTTTCCCGTTCAGGACATGAAGACCGGTGAAGGTGGACTCCTGCAGGTCACGCTGGAAGGAATCAACCTCAAATTCATGCACAGCCAG